From one Salmo salar chromosome ssa09, Ssal_v3.1, whole genome shotgun sequence genomic stretch:
- the LOC106612257 gene encoding copper transport protein ATOX1 isoform X2, whose translation MREPNIQYNNKKSRCRLEHIPSCFLKSQKHEFFVDMTCEGCSGAVTRVLNKLGGVQFEIDLPNKKVFIESDKDTDVLLETLKKTGKAANYIGPK comes from the exons ATGAGAGAACCGAATatccaatacaacaacaaaaaatctcggTGCAGACTCGAACATATACCTAGCTGCTTTCTAAAAAGTCAG AAGCACGAATTCTTTGTGGACATGACATGTGAGGGATGCTCTGGTGCAGTTACCCGAGTCCTCAATAAACTGG GTGGTGTCCAATTTGAGATCGACCTCCCCAACAAGAAGGTTTTCATTGAGTCTGACAAGGACACGGACGTGCTTCTGGAAACACTTAAGAAAACTGGAAAGGCAGCTAACTACATCGGCCCCAAGTGA
- the LOC106612257 gene encoding copper transport protein ATOX1 isoform X3: MTTKHEFFVDMTCEGCSGAVTRVLNKLGGVQFEIDLPNKKVFIESDKDTDVLLETLKKTGKAANYIGPK; the protein is encoded by the exons ATGACGACC AAGCACGAATTCTTTGTGGACATGACATGTGAGGGATGCTCTGGTGCAGTTACCCGAGTCCTCAATAAACTGG GTGGTGTCCAATTTGAGATCGACCTCCCCAACAAGAAGGTTTTCATTGAGTCTGACAAGGACACGGACGTGCTTCTGGAAACACTTAAGAAAACTGGAAAGGCAGCTAACTACATCGGCCCCAAGTGA
- the LOC106612257 gene encoding copper transport protein ATOX1 isoform X1 — MTTLCKRYVEIRPLITKYGVSLSNYLHLRPKHEFFVDMTCEGCSGAVTRVLNKLGGVQFEIDLPNKKVFIESDKDTDVLLETLKKTGKAANYIGPK; from the exons ATGACGACC CTCTGCAAGCGTTATGTCGAAATACGTCCGTTGATCACCAAATATGGAGTTTCGCTGAGCAACTATCTTCATTTACGGCCG AAGCACGAATTCTTTGTGGACATGACATGTGAGGGATGCTCTGGTGCAGTTACCCGAGTCCTCAATAAACTGG GTGGTGTCCAATTTGAGATCGACCTCCCCAACAAGAAGGTTTTCATTGAGTCTGACAAGGACACGGACGTGCTTCTGGAAACACTTAAGAAAACTGGAAAGGCAGCTAACTACATCGGCCCCAAGTGA